A region of Polyangiaceae bacterium DNA encodes the following proteins:
- a CDS encoding PAS domain-containing protein produces the protein MEVMDAEGCPGLVVAMDRDGIILRANGAAERALGGRVAKGAYLAHSLHPEDRAEFANRWLELLDGAGQTKAVSRLQDAGGVQHQNYAWTANYSATRNEIRAVFVPLGDAEPRRAFRLDDPALLLRAVLHHCAISIIVVDLDGRIVLQDGNTPGAPEVGPNQLVGQSIFDLYGADLPEQMQMIRKTMTGGEVHTWKVDYLSVLWDVVCMPLRDEGGALRGALLHTIDKSDMKQAMQDVKTKLELIERQQEVIRNLETPIIQVWDHVLTLPMVGVVDSQRASRVMNDLLEMVVSKSAHYAILDLTGVDTVDTATASHLIQMVGAIRLLGAEGVISGIRPTVAQTLVSLGVDISAIKTCSNLQQALRYCIRGLGSEALGQSR, from the coding sequence ATGGAAGTGATGGACGCGGAGGGTTGCCCGGGGCTCGTCGTCGCGATGGACCGAGACGGTATCATTTTGCGGGCGAACGGAGCGGCCGAGCGAGCGCTTGGGGGGCGAGTGGCCAAAGGGGCGTATTTGGCGCACAGCCTACATCCCGAGGATCGCGCCGAGTTTGCAAATCGGTGGCTCGAGCTGCTCGACGGAGCCGGGCAGACGAAGGCTGTCTCGAGGCTGCAGGATGCTGGTGGTGTACAGCATCAGAATTATGCTTGGACCGCGAATTATTCGGCGACACGAAATGAAATTCGCGCCGTATTCGTGCCGCTCGGAGACGCCGAGCCACGAAGGGCATTTCGACTGGACGACCCAGCGCTGCTTTTACGCGCAGTGCTCCACCATTGCGCGATCAGTATCATCGTCGTGGATCTGGACGGACGAATCGTCCTTCAGGATGGCAATACCCCTGGGGCCCCCGAAGTTGGTCCAAATCAACTCGTTGGCCAATCGATCTTCGACCTGTATGGCGCCGATTTGCCCGAACAGATGCAGATGATTCGTAAAACCATGACCGGCGGCGAGGTACACACCTGGAAAGTCGATTATTTGAGCGTGCTCTGGGATGTGGTGTGCATGCCGCTTCGTGATGAAGGCGGAGCGCTTCGAGGCGCTTTGCTGCATACGATCGACAAGAGCGACATGAAGCAGGCCATGCAAGATGTCAAAACCAAGCTCGAGCTCATCGAACGCCAGCAGGAAGTGATTCGGAATTTGGAGACCCCGATCATTCAGGTGTGGGACCACGTGCTCACGCTGCCGATGGTGGGTGTGGTGGACAGTCAGCGCGCGTCGCGGGTGATGAACGATTTGCTCGAAATGGTCGTTTCCAAGAGTGCCCATTACGCAATTCTCGATTTGACGGGTGTGGATACCGTGGACACGGCGACCGCGAGCCATTTGATTCAGATGGTCGGTGCCATTCGCCTGCTCGGCGCCGAAGGAGTCATTTCGGGTATTCGACCGACCGTGGCGCAAACGCTCGTGTCGCTCGGCGTGGACATCTCCGCCATCAAGACCTGCTCGAACCTGCAGCAAGCCCTTCGGTACTGCATTCGAGGCCTCGGTTCGGAAGCGCTCGGTCAGAGTCGGTAA
- a CDS encoding tetratricopeptide repeat protein, with the protein MLETLGKLVTPHRRLVLALLVIGAVLRVLVNDVVAYSPADEAHYVDITRWLTRDGWSAYPKFVATYLDRQALWLSPTPLRWGHFSLTTLACTVHAPCDGRTLAWLSTLAGIASLALTYALGSRLVGRGAALLATAFSIVSPLQLALGRRALQDQVYCAAFLAAFLSLVHLLDADPHEPRSATYRRMGWFVLASTLAFSVKEAFAFPYAAFVALCLFASSHRGPKLRDAALFLLPPLLFCTGFVLVGQDPSALYDLVRLNDASFASDYSIQYYSGPAHRPMFDMFLLAPIVCLLATSALAKMTERLRTGGRERWLAGFLIIALAAFMGLPKNLRFMVILDPVLRLLAAWIVVNHPWFVRATRAGQSVLFAFFVAINAAVEFSLFDTIFRQRNIYDPTTYDILHALGAIPRTFAGAQTNRWPAFFLALAGSVAIVLGVRRSSMTEKTDSEPRSATRLSPPLTIGIGIAALVAAFFAGRMSARDDGSKPAITAPSASTSAVRDPMAEGLDALYTKRDAARAVARFREVIAAEPTHYGATYQLATALEQAGDRPAARATWTKMLKLSEASGDEATIAHARGRIAALTPALPQALPRAPAAEDPAGAEMRLGLAALYEKKDPAAAVKHFRDVLAKNPTHYGATFQLATALEQTGKRDEAKPLWTKTLEMAEAMGDTQSAAIARKHLGKTN; encoded by the coding sequence TTGACGCGTGATGGCTGGTCCGCTTACCCGAAGTTCGTCGCGACGTACCTCGACCGTCAGGCGCTCTGGCTGTCGCCAACGCCGCTCCGGTGGGGACACTTCTCGCTCACGACGCTCGCGTGCACCGTGCACGCGCCATGCGACGGCCGCACGCTCGCATGGCTGTCGACGCTCGCCGGCATCGCGTCGCTCGCGCTCACCTACGCGCTCGGCAGTCGCCTCGTCGGTCGAGGTGCTGCGCTGCTCGCGACGGCATTCTCGATCGTGTCCCCCTTGCAGCTCGCGCTGGGCCGCCGCGCGCTCCAGGACCAAGTCTATTGCGCGGCGTTCTTGGCAGCGTTCCTGTCGCTCGTGCACCTGCTCGACGCTGACCCGCACGAACCTCGAAGCGCAACGTACCGGCGTATGGGCTGGTTTGTCCTGGCATCCACGCTCGCGTTCTCCGTGAAGGAAGCCTTCGCGTTTCCTTATGCCGCGTTCGTCGCGCTTTGTCTTTTCGCTTCCTCGCATCGAGGCCCCAAGCTGCGTGACGCGGCGCTCTTCCTTTTGCCTCCGCTCTTGTTTTGCACAGGCTTCGTGCTCGTCGGGCAAGACCCATCCGCTCTTTACGATCTCGTACGGTTGAACGACGCTTCCTTCGCGAGCGACTACAGCATTCAGTACTACTCGGGTCCGGCGCACCGGCCCATGTTCGACATGTTCCTGCTCGCGCCGATCGTGTGTCTCTTGGCCACGAGCGCGCTTGCAAAAATGACCGAGCGGCTTCGCACTGGAGGCCGAGAGCGTTGGCTCGCGGGCTTTTTGATCATCGCGCTCGCGGCGTTCATGGGACTGCCCAAGAACCTGCGCTTCATGGTGATCCTCGATCCCGTGCTGCGCCTGCTCGCAGCGTGGATCGTCGTGAACCATCCGTGGTTCGTGCGAGCGACTCGGGCGGGACAATCGGTTCTCTTCGCGTTTTTCGTGGCGATCAACGCGGCAGTGGAATTTTCACTCTTCGATACGATATTTCGTCAGCGCAACATTTATGATCCGACGACGTATGACATTCTTCACGCGCTCGGCGCGATTCCTCGGACGTTTGCCGGTGCTCAGACCAACCGATGGCCGGCTTTTTTCTTGGCTCTTGCAGGCAGCGTGGCCATCGTACTTGGAGTGCGGAGATCAAGCATGACGGAGAAAACCGATAGTGAGCCGCGTTCAGCAACGCGGCTGAGCCCACCCTTGACGATCGGCATCGGCATCGCGGCCCTCGTGGCAGCATTTTTTGCGGGGCGCATGTCCGCGCGCGACGACGGCTCGAAGCCCGCGATCACGGCGCCGAGCGCATCGACGAGCGCCGTTCGCGATCCGATGGCCGAGGGGCTCGATGCGCTCTACACGAAGCGGGATGCTGCCCGAGCGGTGGCGCGCTTTCGCGAAGTGATTGCGGCGGAGCCGACTCATTACGGCGCGACGTATCAGCTCGCAACGGCGCTCGAACAAGCGGGCGACCGTCCGGCTGCTCGCGCGACGTGGACGAAGATGTTGAAGCTTTCCGAGGCGAGCGGGGATGAAGCCACGATCGCGCATGCTCGCGGGCGCATCGCGGCGCTGACGCCGGCATTGCCACAAGCGCTGCCTCGAGCGCCTGCGGCTGAGGATCCAGCGGGAGCGGAGATGCGTCTCGGGCTTGCCGCGCTATACGAGAAGAAGGATCCGGCGGCGGCGGTCAAGCATTTCCGCGACGTGTTGGCGAAGAACCCGACGCATTATGGAGCGACGTTTCAACTGGCCACGGCGCTCGAACAAACGGGAAAACGCGACGAAGCGAAACCATTGTGGACGAAGACGCTCGAAATGGCCGAAGCGATGGGCGATACGCAATCGGCTGCCATTGCGCGCAAGCATTTGGGCAAAACGAATTAG
- a CDS encoding HlyD family efflux transporter periplasmic adaptor subunit — MLDAFSRSKRALENDGHRRSSASLVVVAILAGAWLLWFFLARITQHEVSASARLEVVAEAHRVEAPVAGRVTVVHTKLDAEVVAGEVLVELDADPLRLSLDEKQARLAAVDGEKVPLRAEIEGRRRTLRDASEATRARVAEALAQMKEAEADAKYQETEAQRAERLRKDALITEADAARIDSQATSKRRIAETRALSTTRVRAEGSTRESELAADIARLERDMASLEGQARTLAAEIEKLRADIEMRKIRAPIAGRIGEITTLRAGGFVREGDVVVAIVPPGDLKVVAEFPARAAGRIRKGQTARLRLDAFPWIEYGTLRTVVDRVGTEATAGRIRVELGVERQEGSAIPMEHGLSGEAVIDVEQTSPATLVLRAAGQIVRTERKVN; from the coding sequence ATGCTCGACGCCTTTTCCCGCTCCAAACGCGCACTCGAAAACGACGGCCATCGGCGATCCAGCGCGAGCCTCGTGGTCGTCGCCATTTTGGCCGGTGCGTGGCTCTTGTGGTTTTTCCTGGCACGCATCACGCAACACGAAGTCAGCGCTTCCGCGCGCTTGGAAGTCGTGGCCGAGGCGCATCGGGTCGAAGCGCCAGTCGCTGGACGCGTCACGGTCGTTCATACGAAACTCGATGCGGAAGTCGTCGCGGGCGAGGTGCTCGTGGAGCTCGATGCCGATCCGCTACGTCTATCGCTCGATGAAAAGCAAGCGCGACTTGCTGCGGTGGATGGCGAAAAAGTGCCGCTGCGAGCGGAGATCGAGGGGCGGCGGCGCACGTTGCGGGATGCGAGCGAAGCGACGCGGGCGCGCGTTGCAGAGGCGCTTGCGCAGATGAAAGAAGCGGAGGCGGATGCGAAGTACCAGGAAACGGAGGCGCAGCGGGCCGAGCGGCTTCGAAAAGACGCGTTGATTACCGAAGCGGATGCGGCTCGAATCGATTCGCAAGCGACGTCGAAACGGCGCATTGCAGAGACGCGAGCGCTTTCGACGACGCGGGTTCGCGCGGAGGGGAGCACGCGGGAGAGCGAACTGGCTGCGGACATCGCGCGGCTGGAACGGGACATGGCGTCGCTGGAAGGGCAAGCGCGTACGCTGGCGGCCGAAATCGAGAAACTGCGCGCGGATATCGAAATGCGGAAGATACGCGCGCCCATTGCAGGACGAATTGGGGAAATCACGACGCTTCGGGCAGGTGGATTCGTGCGCGAGGGGGACGTGGTGGTCGCCATCGTTCCGCCGGGCGACTTGAAGGTCGTTGCGGAATTTCCCGCACGCGCGGCGGGGCGCATTCGCAAAGGACAAACGGCGCGGTTGCGGCTGGATGCGTTTCCCTGGATTGAATACGGCACGCTGCGCACAGTGGTGGATCGCGTGGGCACCGAAGCTACCGCGGGGCGAATTCGCGTGGAGCTCGGCGTCGAGCGGCAAGAGGGATCCGCGATTCCGATGGAGCATGGTTTGTCGGGTGAAGCGGTGATCGACGTGGAGCAAACGTCACCGGCGACGCTGGTGCTGCGCGCTGCCGGGCAAATCGTGCGGACCGAGCGAAAGGTCAATTGA